In the genome of Danaus plexippus chromosome 18 unlocalized genomic scaffold, MEX_DaPlex mxdp_20, whole genome shotgun sequence, the window tatttaactacACCTAAACAATATGTTAAGTATCCAAACATGCAAATTCCATACCCACCAAGAACCAAACAAACAAATCATATGTTCTTCACAAttctataattgttttattcaacaaaaattgtttcaatgaaaaattatttatttttacattatttacaaagcAACTTACCATGTAAAAGTAAGACAATGCTGTACAAATCGACCAAAATATTGACCCACTTTTAATGCTCTTCAACCACAAATAATATGTGAATTGTAATGCAAATATGGCTATGCCCTCATTGTCGTAACTACCAGCCACAGATCTACTACTGTAGCCCGGTATAATTGCTATGAAACATGCAGCAAACAATCCAGCACCTCTAGACCAAAGTTCTGAGGTTAATAGGTAGGTGGCTATTGCTGTAAGGCcactgtaaatttttaaagtaatatttaattaccaatatcaattaacaatataaaaaatttacaattttatttattctcacCTGAAAACTGGTGCAAGGAAAACACAGATATCTCTTATATGGATGGGTATGTTTAATGTATGCAGGATCCAATGTATTGTTCCTGAAGTGATCATAAGGCCAGGATACACCGTACCCCCCACAATGCGACCTAAAGGGTACCAGGCACGTTCATCAAACcaattcaaaaaattataaaacccaTGCTGTACCATATACGCGGTAGACCTGTAGTTGAACCTGTAATAGTTAATTGGTACATGAAATGGTCTTGAATAGTTTTTGTCAAAGTGTCATTATAAGCTTGTATTTGACTTACCATGGGTCAAATTCATGAATAATACTTTCAAAACGAATAACAGCAAAAAGCCGGGAAGCAAAACCGGCCAACCAAGCTAATGACAAAACTGTAACAGTAATAAGAGTGCTAAAGCCCGTGGTGTTGTTAAATATCCCTTTCTTAGGAACATTGGCCTTATTCTCCGTTGCCGCTGCCGGCATCTTGGTATGCAATAATACCTATAaacttattcaataattaatttatcatacaTCAATTCAACATGAATACGAATATCTATTGAAATTGATTGACTTTTACCTGACGGACACGTCTCTCTTTAAAGTTAGTTaccagaaacaaaaaaaaatatatatgattgttGCATACAgatcaaaaatatcaatatttttatctcttaGGAtgtcaaaacataattttaaacaatggtTAGCAGTGTGTTATGAGTTacttttaatgattttcaacATACCTTTTTCTCataaagcaattaaaatattttcttatttatttttttaatacacatatttagaaaattataccAAATGAGTAACCAATAAGGTAACCGAAATAGATTGCATTGTAACTAATAACAcagattaaattttcattttgggTAATTTATCGTAAGAAATGTACACGAcctattctgccaatgtcctATAATAACtgtttaacatttattgaaaCTGTCAGGTATAAACTGACAAATGTCATTGTGATGGATTATTTTGGaaagtgaaatataaataaattacatgtttatcgtttactttttactgtcttaattttaacaacGTTGATAGCAATATAAATGTCTAATTATCAGGAAATCGTCAACTTAAACATCGGTGGTACAAGGTagtgtaaattttaagttaatttactCTGTGTCTTCGATTTTACTTTAGATAAAACTTTCTAAGACGGAATTtccttttttctatattatttaagattttcaacTTCATGGCATACTCTAACATGGGTACCAGATACATTTTTTACGGCTCTACTCAGCGGTCGCATACCCACGGTGCGGGATGAAACTGGAGCTATATTTATAGACAGAGATCCTAATCTGTTCGGTCTCATTCTCAACTTTTTACGCACAAGAGATATAGATCTAAATAACGTAAACATTAGGGCATTGAGGCATGAATGTGATTACTTTGGTATCACTCCTCTAAGCAGGAGACTAGCATTGTGTGATGAGATGAACCATTCGTCCTGTGGAGATGTACTCTTCCATGGATATCTACCACCACCATGTAAgtactatattttttgagatatctgtaatacttaaaatatatatatgtgacctaactatttaaaaacctCCTAATAATTTGGATTATTTACTAGGTTAAACTTATATACCCCTTTCTCCTTGGAATGATAGAACTTTGTTGACAAATAATAaggaatttcattttttaatcctgtatagtaaaaatatattgttagtatGGAAATgcaagtatatattattgtttaatttttcttaatctactaaaattatgtattgatttaatttgtttactttatGATTTGTTAATcttgattatattttcaattcagtCCTTTCATAATCAGGCTTAAGGTCACAttgtgtcatatatttttcttttataatctatatgtCCTTtgtgtgtaattttttcttttatatttttagtaaatggACCCTTACCAAATGGCAGTACTTCAAGATGTGGAACAGTATCTAGAAAGAATTCTACTGCATCTAACACAGAAGTAACAGCTAACAGAACACATTCACGTAACTCCTCATTAGATTTACGAGCGGTAGGAAGGATTCCGTCACAGGACCAATTAAGGTTGGCACATTTAGTTGTTTGTTTAGtgattttatcataaaagcatttacaaatttttattggacTGTGGTAACCTTTTTCTTTCAGTCGATGTGGCAGAGGTCATTCAAGAGCGGCTTCTCTAGGCAATACTGATAGTCACAAGGGACTCCGTCCACCTGAAGGTAGctacacattttatatttcatagatatgtttacaaacataaaaaaaaaattatgtagatAAGTATAATATCAGAGAAGTATAGGTAGGTGGCTAGGTAATAGGTAGAGAGCAGGGGCAAATACAGCTAGCTCTATTATGAAGATTaagcaaataaatttacaaataaaattttcaatacacaTTGCAATTTAAAACTTGTGCTATGCCCAAACCTCTTGTATTTCAAtaccatacatttttatccgccacaaattatttaaatgtgtgaaAAGCTTCattatcatttttgttttaaaatgtacaagTGTATAGAATGTCtcgttgattattttatatgtacaaaataagacaatagataattttttaacaatttcatgAGTTATTTCgtatttcttttgttaatgCTAGCAAAtcgaattacaataaatttattttgaagtttaAGAGCTacgaaaattatgtaaataatattctaaagaaAATCAGCTGTTCTGTAGAaagtactataaatataatgtcctTAATGTGATATAACCTTCATTGTTGCAGTCAACACCTGGCAGGATAATATGAAAGTGCAAATTATAAAAGCGCATCACAACTGGATCGCTGTTGCCTACACACATTTTGTTACTGGCTACAGGTGAATTTTTACTATtaccttatataaaatttttgcctttatttataaggaagtgatattagtttgaaattatatttttatacatatttcaataaatgtttaagttttctcttcttacatttttattattgtctaaTTTTGTATACACATGCATAATTTGTCgtagatattaataatttatcaatatatttataaaaatctatatatttttttagattgaCAGATTCCTGCGGTTGGTACATAGTCTTCCAATCTCCGGTTCAAGACTCTGCAATAGAACGAATTGCCCTCAATGCTAAGACAGGTGGCGCCACCTCTAGCGGTACCAACTCCACAGGAACTGATGTGATGCTGGGTATCGCTAGTGGACCACTTGTCAGATTGTGGGCTTTTTCCACCCATACTGAACCATTGAGGCGAAATTTGATAGGTAAAAACACTACTTTATATAGGTAGAAATAGTAGATAGGTAGAAAACTATgtcattgttaataaatttctatccgaaaaaagaaatacagcCTTACCAAGTCATGTCTTAAAATCAATcttgattataaatttgaaattcatcatcatcgtcagcctatcggagcacACTGCTGAGCCTTTtatcacatggagaaggttagagcatttagcaccacgcttgctcaaggctGATTGgtgatttcaaacttataatttgaaatcataagtccgggtttcctcacgatgttttccttcaccatcTGTCAGTTCTGTCTAAATACTattagaaaatacattttactcggaaaagatcacattggtacttgccaggtttcatATCCGCGCCcccacgtatgagaggcgggcctttaacctccaggccgccacgacaaaattattattattttttttttttggttaagaTCGGCAATCAGTGGCAAGACTTTAAGCAAATGCGTTGTGCGGAATCTTGGTTGCAAGACGACGAGGCCATCGCCTCATCTGTCTCTTCAGAAGACATCCTTCCTCTTTAGTCTTTTGACCATGGCTGAAGTATATAAGAGTTGAGTTGCCAGGACATTGGGATGAAGAGCAAGTCGTTCCGCatactttttattgtaatttgtcTATCTCTGATTGAACTGTTGGAACGTTGAGATGTTTGTGTATATCGTCATTTCTGGAGAACCACGGAGCATTTGCGATGGTTCGtagaatgttattttgtacTCGTTGTAGGCACAATATATTGGTCTTGTTTGCGGAACCCCAGAGTGGGATACCGTAGGTCCAGATGGGTCTCAGGACTGAGTTATAAATCAAGAGCTTATTGTCAAAGGACAAGACTGAGTTTCTGCCCAAACGACGAAATTATATAgacattattaattgttttaggCACCTTCAATCTTGGGGTACGAGTGGAACATTTACTGTTTGTGGGTCCACAACTAGTGGCTTTAAGCGGGCCGGGCAGTCGGAGTAAGGCAGGTGTATGGCACACTAGTACTCAACACTGGCAGACTCAAGACGTAGCACACCTCACCACTCATGATACTGCCGGTTCCTTCCTGTTATTGGGAACAGCCACTGGTGCCATAAATTACATaggttagaaattttcgcttgTCAGGTTAACTTACTGATATTTATAACTGTATTTTATCCAATAGATCAAATAAATTGCTAagaatgaaattttgtatataccaGCAGAAATCTGGATTGCTATCTACAAGTTCAGTGTTCAGCTATTTTGAGAAAAGTTGTGTTgcccttttttaattaaaaaaaattatgagttCCTATCATTAAGCTgacatacaataaattatgataattgaaattaaaaaaagtttctttaGATAAATCTGACAGTCGGAGGACATTGTAAAAATGCTACCCCATATTATTTGCATCGAAGGGCTAATAGAAACATTTTCATTCTAGACATGCAAAAATTCCCGCTCAGAATGAAAGACAACGATCTTCTGGTTACTCAGCTTTATAAGGATCCAAATCAGGAGCCCATCACCGCAATATCTGTTTACTTAACACCGAAAACAAGTAAGTATGTTTATACATGGTAATAGACTATATctcatacataaattatatgcaGTTCCCAAAAGAACACAACATAGTTTGTTTGAGAATTATGTCTCTCTGAACCCAACACTGAAGTCCAAACAAACAAAGTCGCAAGCAAAAACTAgtgttaaacatataaatactaGGTGCTatacagatatttttcatcgcgccatatatttttttttagatttatgtGGAAACTGGATAGAAATAGCCTACGGCACAAGATATGGGTCGGTTAGGGTGATAGTGCAGCATCCGGAGACCGTGGGTCATGGACCACAGCTGTTCCAGACGTTCACTGTCCATCAGAGCCCCGTCACTAAGGTCGGTTTGTGTCTagttatactatatactaaaaacaattacattCTTGACAATTAAGAATGGAAAATTCCATACAACTGTAGAGAGATTAATGACATCATCTGTTTTGGTCCAAATATGCAAGTCCCGgcctataaaaaatatactgtatTCCGTTAGAACTTATCCCCCTGAGTCTTTATTATGATGACACCAAATCTGTAGGGTCATTGTCGTTGGTTTTATTGGAGTTCAAAAATTCAACATCTTCATACATTTTCAAGGAGTTTAATtgacaaaaaacaaatgatttgttctatcatatttttattttaaacgtcgTTTAGTAAGATACATCGATTCTTGACCTATTTCTTGCTGAGTCTCCAAAACCACGGTCcagaataactttataaaaaaaacctttgtgACATTTATCCAAAGCAGAAGAATTAGCAATATGATGTTATGTTCAGGTTTCACTGTCGGAGAACTACTTGATATCCGTATGCAGCGAGTACAATCACGTCAGATCCTGGCGCGTGACACGTTTTAGAGGCATGATATCTACACAGCCTGGCACGACACCGAAAGCAGCCTTCAAGGTCCTAGCTCTAGAAGCGCCTACAGCTCAGCCGCACAACGACTGTGGACCGTACGGCGAACAGGACGAGGAGcaaatattcatacaaaagGTCGTACCTGATACAGACACGCTTTACGTTAGATTGGCATCTAATGGTAAACGGTAAGCATTATAAcgtgacaattatttttttgctctTAATTCTTGTTTTTTGCACCTTTTCATACTTAACAGATATTATCACTTGTTATTTCCAATAAAGTACAACATAATTTGTGGTAATTTTTTCACTGTATCAAATAGTAATCTTATCCggattaataatgtaaaatcaaAACCCTTTTCAGAGTATGCACGATACGTTCGGTGGACGGGTCAGCGGTGTCATGTTTCGTGGTAGTCGAGTGCGAAGGGGCGCTGCGTCCGCGACGTCTCCTTCTGTGCGGACATCGCTCCGGGGCAGCACAGATGTGGGACCTCACTGCGCACATCGATAGGGCTGCTAAACCCACACAGGCCGTAGCCGGCGGGAATGGTGGAGGTGGGTTTGAGACTAGTTTTTAACAGTGAATAAATCTatgatgtaataatattttaagcaaaattgattttcatttttaaataatactaccATTGTGAGTctcttaatgtaataaatgaattgctttaatatttccaGGTGAGGGCGAAGAATCTCCTGTAACGGACGGTGGCCCTAGCCCGGACGAGTTGGTGCGCCTGTTGTCCGCGTGTGACCTTGACGCGACCCCAGCGCCACCTGTGCCTTCCTCACCGAACAGACCTATACAAGCACCTTGAGGGCTGTGGAGAGCACTCACTTGCTGCTAAATGACATGGAATAGTGATGTTATGACACCGTCTTTATTTAGTGAAGTGTAGTGTGTTACTGACTTTATATGCGGTAGTTGAGTAATGAGGCACTGTCTTAGTATGTACCGCTGGAGTACAATGTGTAACCGATTTTATATAGTGTCCTTGAGAATCATGCTTATAAAGGagacattacaaaataaatattatttatatacagaaatgtactttaaaattatatttctgatatttaaaactagaTTTATATTGTGCTCAAGGTGTTGACCTTGCTATGAGCACGTTAGGACGCATCTCATAGTAACTGGAGCCGAAAAATTAGGAAGtaggattattatttattttaatttaaatgaattccaTAATTGTTTAATGTGAACCCAAAATCAAgacagaaatttataaaataaaaaaaaaattgatctCGAGACTGCCGAGTGCagtaaatgttataaagaatttaacaaTTGAGACATCGATGAAAAACGACACAAGTAATTTGCAGCAGGCTTTGATTCAGATATCATTGAAAtagcttttatatttctagcatgttctaaaatatttttgcaagcGGAATTTTTATTCAGCACTTTCTGGTATGGCGAGTCAGTGACTATTATTTCTGAAATTTTATCCTTCTGGAGTATCTATCGAGCAtttcgttaattttaattattcagaaTGACTTTATAAGATTTGATCTGTGAATTTTAGGACAGCCATGTCACTTCCGTGTCCCTTATATCCCGAtgttaattatcatatatactGCTTGGATCTACACATGTGTGGGTattatgtatggaattaaGGTTATACAAGTCTAGGGGACCATGAGCTACAAAGCGTACCTTACTATTTAGAAAGTGCTTGCTCGTTTGgcatatcattttatatgagGCGTAGATGCCAGTATTTGTTGTTCTTGGTTGTTTGAAACTTTGAATGAgaacattgaattttttaagtccaaagattgaaatttaatttatctatgaacatttaagaacatatttttttgtatacatttaagtGTGGGTAATGAAATCTGATCTATGAAATGATCGAAGCCACAATGtcttcaacaaaatatttgaaatggcacaataaatttatatagattgttactttgaatgtaataaaaaacagttttaataggACGAGGTCCTTATTTCAGATGCTTagattttatgttattcttTAGATAACTTATAAAGATGAGATGAGATCTGGTGATGAAGGGAGTGAAGGCaatggaaataatattaacagcaacaagattattttaatgcaaatcatcatattttgaaaatgtcaAAGTATTCGAACATTCTTTTCTCATTGAAAATAGGTTTTAAGaatgattaatgttttttttttcttataaaatcagTTTTCAATTTGACAGCTGTTTTTAAACACTGCGTTAGCAAGCTTCGGTTAAGACTGATTTGTTTATGAGCTGAAACAGCTaagagtaaatataatatattctcatATTCCATGTAAATATGActgaaaattttctaaattcaaCCTatcattaagtatatttagaatttaataaaaaaaaagtatattatttttattagctaTTATAAGAgtgaaatatcaaaattttaaaatgtattgtcaTTTTTGTCAGAGGCGTGTTTGTTTGACGTCCAGATGTTGTTACTGTGTTAAttacacactcacacacatacatatattatatatatatatatatatatgtatgtatgtgtgtgtgtgggtgtgtatGAAGTGTATTACTTATatgtagtataaaatttacaatataacattCTGCCTTTTTTGTGTTGAATCTAAATCAATGTTGTTAGGAATGGAGCACtctatgttatttttactactttaacaaatatatttaatatttcctaagttcttatgaattttatttatataattcttttctccttttaatgttttcttattattttttctttattattgtacACTTGGTTGTGTAGATTTAACGagattgatatttatttagacgAATTCCCTTAATACATTCACATTTTTGTAAGGGAAATATAAACAGTGCCAACGTTTTCAAGTTTCTTAAGCCTATCTGTCTGGTTttctgtcaaataaaaaaaaaaatagaacaaGAGGATGTGCTAGTATAATTGGTTgtatttggtaaaaaaatatcattaacgTGACCATCTCAGCAAATTATCTTAGGCTTCGTTCTTATAGGTAAAATTTGCACCGATGGCACCATGAACCAAATTTGCAAAGTACCTACCAGAGCTGCCTTCGAATTacattccaagaatgaattgatgtgagttctggacaggcccaaaacttttagtaggttgtagagagatttagccgttatacctctccttcccacttctaccgcgtataaatcctcgacgaacctatttcgagtgagtttgttagtgagctcgtaatatttgttgaccttgatggtatggtctttggggatgttggtttcccaaggaaccgtaagctctatcatcacaacgcgctttaaaattcgcgaatacataaatatgtctggtctggaggccgacgcacaattatcctcggggattttgtattgtttttcatacgtatccatcattatagtccaatccgtaaacgttttaaggatggagtaaggcttgacatttgattttatagccatAGTGCCCTctttcacaaaacctactgatcgatcgtttgtggttatttccctttgcgctctggctaccgaaagactaaccgcttcacgaaTGCTTTCCAGAaacctatcgtgacgacgcgaatattgaccgctatccaggagtaccctacatcccactaacaaatgcctagcagttccaactgccttcccacagatatagcaagacttttcggtacctttaccccatcttactaaattactctgatctgggagagtcacgtggaacgcattgagatagaattttagcaatgctggcgaccaatcatggattaaggtgcgccattttagtgctaatgggatgcaaaaatctcctatgtctaaccactcgttctgcatttctaaactcattgcGTGGatctaatatttatcattctcgtcttgccgaataaaagacttcaatatatccgtctCTTGTActttcttacttgatcctaaccctactctgttactttgtgctcctatcataaactgcttgtggaattgaagccttgactctggCCAGTGGCGTAACTACAGGGTGGCAAGTCGGCAAAATGCCACGGTTCCCCAGCCGGAAGGGGCCCCTGGTCAGAAGAAAATTcccaacatttatattaacacatccatactaatattataaatgcgaaagtaattctgtctgtctgtttcgctttcacgcctaaacgattttgatgaaatttggtacAGAGATAGGATAGACCCTGAGGAACAACATAGACgactttttattgcaaaaaataggggagaatgggtaaaaagaggggatgactgttcatatgtaaatttcttttatttctgagagaaaaatatttgtttacagaAGTCGTTAtttgtgttaatattaataattttattagtagtaatagtttttaaatatatatatatacgtgtgtgtgtgtgtattatatactaaaattattggaTATTGTGGTTATTCTGTAAGAACTAAAGGTAAAGGCTTCCTCCAGTGATTAAAGTCTACCAAATAAAAgtgtataaataagtattataaaataaaaaatactattattacaCGTTCACCTTTTTTAAAGGGGGGGCAACCGTTGAATTTTGCCACGGGCCTGTAACAGTGTAGTTACGCCACTGACTCtggctctggggcatctttgtcttttgggagcgatgtaacgacgtcatcatgggatttccccaggatatatctcttggaaactctcaagtgtttatagagctccgatggcctttttagactcatcccaaaactattgcgatccctgaatagCCGATGAATCaaccgttagcgcgagcccgagccacaacttcaacatctttatgacgcctgcatctaactttgacaaaaggtttttattaaaatcatagacgaggaaaggccaatttagcgtgaagttaggtaattatcgtagatccaagcttttttgacatttctgatctgttggctatctaccttgttgagatcgtttaaaaagctatctactataccttctaaagatggagtacgacctacatatattatcaatcttccgaccgtgaaatttaaatggtgcattttttgtaaccgtagaaatgcattgaactcctaacgataatcccggatcgtatgaagTGCATCTTGTATTCCgtctaccgagacacagataGTGATATTTACTtagttttgtcctcaatccatccatccactcacagaatttatccacttcatctaatagtacttgacagtttttggggttacgtgtcagtattgcaaGATCGTCAGCGAATGCTAAAATGTActccgtgtatttattattaaacttgaaccgatacccccaatttttctcgttgctgattaatttatctactaagatgctaattacattattaaatacaattggagacaaacagcaaccttgaaatagtcctacattgtaactaaccttttttagttgttatagaaaactttaattttgagtaatacgacgcgatcatatcacgaactaggggcggaaagttgtaccatctcagcgcgaatagcatcaattcgtgttgtatcgacccgaacgcgttctctaagtctatccaacaaactgtaatttgcttctcgcttttcctagcttcttttaaactctccgacagcaaagtgttgtgttctaggcatccagaaattccgggtaaaaccctttctggtgatATCGCACAAAAAATACCTGTTGCTgagcatgaatcgcgtcattctcgttcgtagaactgagaaaaagattttggatatagtatttgttaaggctattagtctagtatctttcggatcTATGACTCGATCTTGTTTGGGAATGAGgataaaaattgctttcctgaagcactccgggatttgcttccATGAGCAgtttttatcgtatatatttatgagatgtttacgaaccgatggacattttttaaagactatatatgggataccatcgggtcccggtgcagatttagacgattttttctttatctgaatactTATTTCATCTAGCGTGGTGGAATGCCGTGGAAATCGATACGAGGAATTCCAGGTTTTAGTTCGGTGAGATCCGTACAGTCTAACACTTTTAGGCACTTTGTATGTGGTCttaaaatgatcgtaaatttgttcgttggtcaagagaagctgtccgcgttctttcttaaaaatggttttcgaatactcaaaaaggtttttgtcaaaattatcgCGACATTCTGGTGTTTGCTcgatattccttgaattaattatagaattgatcttaacgccctagcTAGTTGATGACTCAGGTGATTGTCGCCTAGGGCTTTGGCTAGacatagattttttatgaACTCCCGTTTTCCTCCTCATTTAACTATGaaaaaattgtctttatttttgcgaGCGTAATGATTTCGAGGTGGATATTGCTCGTTAAAGTAgtcgtaaatagtattttggaaagtttctACTGGCGAGTTCAATTCCTGCTTCGAGCCCGGATGCTCTAACAGGACCGTTAAATTGTCGTCGTAAACTTTTCAAGTCGATTGTTTCATGTTTGAAATGCTAATACGTGTCCGGATTTGAAATGACTCCTGGTAGTTTCCAGTTAATGGTTCACCATGGGATACATGAGGGTCAACTCTATCcgaagtatatataaattgtaattaccCGTAAATAATTCTTAGGtgtgattttatttctatttatacatAAGCTACGTgcaaaaaatatctaacagTCGATGATGGGATTAAAAAAGGACAAATGAAACTACGAATTGTGAGGTTTAGTCAAcaacgttttaatattattaattgtt includes:
- the LOC116773241 gene encoding BTB/POZ domain-containing protein KCTD3, translated to MSNYQEIVNLNIGGTRFSTSWHTLTWVPDTFFTALLSGRIPTVRDETGAIFIDRDPNLFGLILNFLRTRDIDLNNVNIRALRHECDYFGITPLSRRLALCDEMNHSSCGDVLFHGYLPPPLNGPLPNGSTSRCGTVSRKNSTASNTEVTANRTHSRNSSLDLRAVGRIPSQDQLSRCGRGHSRAASLGNTDSHKGLRPPEVNTWQDNMKVQIIKAHHNWIAVAYTHFVTGYRLTDSCGWYIVFQSPVQDSAIERIALNAKTGGATSSGTNSTGTDVMLGIASGPLVRLWAFSTHTEPLRRNLIGTFNLGVRVEHLLFVGPQLVALSGPGSRSKAGVWHTSTQHWQTQDVAHLTTHDTAGSFLLLGTATGAINYIDMQKFPLRMKDNDLLVTQLYKDPNQEPITAISVYLTPKTNLCGNWIEIAYGTRYGSVRVIVQHPETVGHGPQLFQTFTVHQSPVTKVSLSENYLISVCSEYNHVRSWRVTRFRGMISTQPGTTPKAAFKVLALEAPTAQPHNDCGPYGEQDEEQIFIQKVVPDTDTLYVRLASNGKRVCTIRSVDGSAVSCFVVVECEGALRPRRLLLCGHRSGAAQMWDLTAHIDRAAKPTQAVAGGNGGGEGEESPVTDGGPSPDELVRLLSACDLDATPAPPVPSSPNRPIQAP